Proteins encoded together in one Candidatus Coatesbacteria bacterium window:
- a CDS encoding PspA/IM30 family protein, which yields MGIFKRLGDILKANINALLDKAEDPEKLLNQMIYEMEEQYTEAKKQVTVAVADEKRLYNQYKRAKKEAFEWAAKAEAAMKSEREDLAKEALVRKSTAAENARGYKEQWTKQKQVTDTLKSSLRQLQRKISECKSRKQLLVARAKRAEAQKKIHETLSGINDSGAFATFDRMEEKIDQLEAEGEAAVDMAELESDSLEKEFEQLDTVDVDTQLEQLKQGDATSDLEDL from the coding sequence ATGGGAATCTTTAAGCGTCTGGGCGACATCCTCAAGGCCAACATCAACGCCCTGCTCGACAAGGCCGAGGATCCGGAAAAGTTGCTCAACCAGATGATCTACGAGATGGAGGAGCAGTACACCGAGGCCAAGAAGCAGGTCACCGTGGCCGTGGCCGATGAGAAGCGCCTCTACAACCAGTACAAGCGGGCCAAGAAGGAAGCCTTCGAATGGGCGGCCAAGGCCGAGGCCGCAATGAAGTCCGAACGCGAGGACCTGGCCAAGGAGGCCCTGGTCCGCAAGTCCACCGCCGCCGAGAACGCCCGCGGCTACAAGGAGCAGTGGACCAAACAGAAGCAGGTCACCGACACGCTGAAATCCTCCCTGCGCCAACTGCAGCGCAAGATCAGCGAGTGCAAGAGCCGCAAGCAGTTGCTGGTGGCCCGGGCCAAGCGCGCCGAGGCCCAGAAGAAGATCCATGAGACCCTCTCGGGGATCAACGATTCCGGGGCCTTCGCCACCTTCGACCGCATGGAGGAGAAGATCGATCAGCTCGAGGCCGAGGGCGAAGCCGCCGTCGACATGGCCGAGCTGGAGTCCGACAGCCTGGAGAAGGAATTCGAGCAGCTCGACACCGTCGACGTCGACACCCAGCTCGAACAGCTCAAGCAGGGTGACGCCACCTCGGACCTCGAGGATCTTTAA